CCGAGCTGGTCGCGATGCTCGGACCCTGGCGCAACGCGCCGGTGCCGCCGAAGCTTGCGTCCGCGCAATTGGCGATCGATACGGCCCTCGCGCACGCTCCGGGCATGAAGGTGCAGTCGGTCGCAATGCCTGGATCGCCATTTGCCGGCGGTCGTCACTACGGCGTTTATTTGCGTGGTGACCAGCCGCTCACGTCGCGCCTGCTCAAGCCGGTTCTGATCAACGCCGATGATGGCTCCTTCGGCGAGACAAGGGACATGCCGCTTTACGTCAAGGCGCTGTTCGTGTCGAAGCCGCTGCACTTCGGCGACTATGGCGGCATGCCGCTGAAGATCATCTGGGCCTTGCTCGATCTCGTTACTCTCGTCGTGCTCGGCAGCGGGCTCTATCTCTGGGCGGCACGCTTGCGCAAGGCGCCGGCGGGATCGATCGCGCCGGCCGCGCAGCAGCTGGCTGCGGGGCCCTCCCGATGATCGGCAAAAGGCATTCCCTTGGCAGGATTTTCCTGGCCCCGGTGGTAATCGCCGGCGTCGTCGCCTTCGGATTGATTTCCGCGCTCCTCGGCGACGGAATCTGGGATCAGGCATCCTGGATCGCGCTGGCCTTTCCACTCGTGATCCTGGCCTTCTATGTGAGAAGGCGCACGGCTCGCCGACAGGCCTGAGGCGCTGAAGCGCAGCATCTCACGCATTCACGTGCACGAAGCCGGCCAAGAGCGAATGGACCTGACGCCGGCGAAACGCGGGACAGCTTGCGAACTCACGGTGTCTTCGCGGCCAGCTCCTGCGCTTGCGAGTATGCAACGATGCAAACTTAGTCCTCCTGAAATCGTGACTGGAGGGAGCGATAGGGAACTGCGGGATGTGAACCGTCTCATATTTGGTCACGATCCTTTCGAGCTATTACCCCAGCAAGAAATTGCCGCACCCGGAGCAACTGACAGGCACGGGCGAGATGCAATGCCTGCGAAGCCGTGTGCTCGCAGATTTGGATTGGCCCTTGTCTTGCTCACGAGCAAGCTGGTCCCATCACTCAGCACAGATCTTTCAGAAACTGGAATCAAGGGCATCACGAAGCGCGTTTACGCAGCTCCTATTCGGAGTCGGCCGGTAGGCTGCTACTTACCAAGAGGCCCCCAATGAAGATCAGCAACGAAATTTCAAGCGCATTTTCCCGGACAAGACAGGTCGGCAATTTTCGGATCGCCCGTTCCAGTCTCCTCAGGTCGGCCCATCTTCTTGAAAGAATTGGGCTTGCTGCCGTTGGGGCCACTTGCGGGCTCTACGTGGGCGCGACCCTGTTGCGTCAGAAAGGCGGCCTCTTTGAAAGTGGCTGGATCGTGCTGCTAACGATGCTCTACGGAGCTGTTAGCTTCTATGTTGGAATTGATCTGTCTCGTGCAGTCGCTCGGAAGTCGATTTTGAACACCTCGGAGGAATACACCGGGTCCGAGGCGGTTGAAATCATGAGCGCAGCCGGAACGTTCAGCGCGGCGATTGCAGCCGCTCTGTCCGTCAGCATCCTTGTCCTTGATCAAAGCCTTCCCAATGGTCTGATCATCTTTGTTGCCGGCTGCTGGATGGTTGGGTCTTCGCTTCAAGTCGCGGCGGGGACGATGGCGCGCGGCTATGAAGTGCCGGTGGACAAGGAGTGAAGACGATGTGCTCGCGGAAAGACGCCTGCCAGCGTCGTGCGTGGGCACAGGTCCGGTGCCGGATTCGACTTCAGATCCGAACGAGCCGTTGACGACTGATAGCAACCTCTGTCCTTCAACGCTGCGTGCAGACGATTTTTAGTGGCGCAGACGTTCGTGTCGAACGACGTTTCTGCTTGGACGCGTGCCGGTACTGAGCAACCTAAGTTGTCGTGCAACAAATAAGACGTGCCATCATGGTGGCGTTGCGATATTGTTCCCACGCGCCGTGGTCCAAAATTCTGCTAACCGCCAACCACACGATCGGTGGAGCCAATGCAGATTGCGGAGTGGCTCGAGAAGCTGGGGCTTGGGCAATACGCAGAGCGCTTTGCCCAAAATGGGATCGACATGGGCGTCCTTCCCGAACTGATGGATGAGGATTTCGACAAGCTCGGAGTCCTGCTCGGCCATCGCCGCAAAATGCAGCGCGCCATTGCCGACCTCGATCCGGCCGCGTTGATCGCATCGCCCGCTCTTCCTCACGACGCCGAGCGGCGTCACCTCACCGTTATGTTTTGCGATCTGGTCGGCTCGACCGCGCTCTCGGCCCGGCTCGATCCCGAGGACATGTGGGAAGTGATCCGCGCCTACCGCGCCGCCTGCGCGAGCGTCATCGCTGCTTATGACGGCAGGATAGCCAGGTTCGTCGGTGACGGAATACTCGTCTATTTCGGCTATCCTCGCGCCCACGAGGATGATGCAGAGCGGGCAGTGCGCGCGGGCCTCGACATCGTCGCTGCGATCGGACAACTGAAAACAGGCGCGGACGAACGGGTTGAACTGCGGATCGCAATCGCGACCGGGCTTGTGGTGGTCGGCGACCTCATCAGCGGAGATGCGTCAGAGGAGCACGCGACGGTCGGCGATACACCGAACCTCGCTGCCCGGCTCCAGAGCCTGGCGGAGCCGGGAGTGGTCGTCGTTGCCTCGTCGACGCGCCGGCTGCTTGGCGACCTCTTCACGCTGCGCAATCTCGGCCGCCGCGAAGTCAAGGGGATAGCCGAACCCATCGCGGTCTGGGCGGTCGAGGGGGCGACCGCATCGGAGAGTCGCTTCGAGGCGGTCCGCGCGGCGCGCTCGATCGGCTTTGTCGGCCGCAAGGAGGAGATCGAATTCGCGCTCTCACGTCAGCGGCTGGCATGGCAGGGGCAGGGCCAGATGGTGTTGATTTCTGGCGAAGCGGGCATCGGCAAGTCGCGCATCGTCGCAACGCTGTCCGAAAGCCCCGCGTTGGGGGCGCACCGCCGCGTGCGATATCAATGCTCGCCCTACCACACCAACAGCGCGCTTCATCCCTTTGTCGCACAGCTCGAGCGCGCAGCCGGCATCCGCCCGCACGACACGCCCAGGCAAAAGCTCGACAAGCTCGAGGCCATGCTGGCGCTTGGCACACACCAGGTCGCCCGAGCGACACCGCTCATTGCGGCTCTGCTTTCGATTCCAACCGGCGACCATTGTCCGCCGCTTGGTTTGAGCCCGGCGCAACTGCGGCGGCAGACATTTGCCTCCCTTCTCGATCAGCTCGAGGGGTTGGCGCGAGAGCAGCCGCTGCTGATCATCTGCGAGGATATGCATTGGGCCGATGCCACGACACTTGAATTATTCGATCTCGCGGTCGATCGGATCAGGGGGCTGCCGATCCTCGTGCTCATGACGTCCCGGCCGGAGTTCGAGCCCTCGTGGTCGGGCCTTGCCAATGTCAGTCTGCTGCGGCTCGACCGACTAGACCCGCAGGACACGCGTGCGCTGGTCGAGCAGGTGACCGTTGGTCGCCAGCTGCCACGGGAGATGATGAAGCAGATCATCGACAAGACGGATGGCGTCCCGCTGTTTGTCGAGGAACTCACCAAGATGGTGCTGGAATCCGGATTGCTCGTCGAAGACGCCGGACGTTATCGGCTCGATAGCCCGCTGCCGCCATTGGCCATTCCCGCGACGCTGCAGGATTCGCTGATGGCGCGGCTCGACCGGCTGGCTCCAGTCAAGGAGGTGGCGCAGATCGGCGCCGCCATCGGCCGCGACTTTTCATACGCGCTGCTGAGATATGTGGCGGGACGCGATGATCTGACGCTGAGCGCCGCGCTGGCGCAGCTCGAGGAGGCGGAGCTGCTGGTCCGTCGCGGGGCTCCGCCCGAAGCAAACTACAGCTTCAGGCACGCTCTCGTTCAGGAGGCAGCCTATGAGGGCCTGCTCAGGAGCAAACGGCAGGTGCTTCACAAGCGCATCGGTGATGTCCTGCGCGAGAAGTTTCCAGTCGTGGCCGAGACCGAGCCGGAAGTTCTGGCCCATCACTTCACCGAGGCGGGGCTGAGCGAGGTCGCGCTGGAATGGTGGCGCAAGGCGGGCCAGCAGGCGCTAAAGCGTTCGGCCTATTCCGAGGCAATCGCGCATCTCGGCAAGGCGGTTGCGACCGTCGATCAACTGCCTGATGATCCCCGCCGGATGATGAGTAGGCTGCATCTGCAAATCGCATATGGCCGTGCATTGCGGGGTAGCCTCGGGCACAGTGCGCCCGAAACGGTGGCTGCATGGACGCGCGCCCGACAGTTCGCAGTCGACATCAATGATCCGGTCGAACTTGCGCCGGTCCATTCGGGACTCTTCAACGCCTGTCTGACGCACGGCGAGGTCGCTCCGATGCGGGAGCTGGCGGATGCCATCATGAGCGCAGCTGACCGACGGCCGGACTCGCCGGTGGCCGCCATCGTTGCCCATTGGACGGGCGGGGTGACCTGCTGGTTCGGCGGTGACTACGTGAAGGCAAGGGAGCATCTCGAGCGAGCACTGGATATCCATGGTGCCGAGCCGGATCCGGCGATGTTCAAGACTTCGGCGCTGGATCTTCCGTTCGTGATCATGAGGTTTCTTGCCTTGGTGCTCTGGCCGCTTGGCAGGATCGGTCGCGCACGCCAGCTCGCCGCCGAAGCGGTGAGTGCGCCCGGAGAAAAACGGGCGCTTTCCCAAGCCAATGCACTTGTCCATCGAGCCGTGTTCGACGGACTTTGCGGGGGCATGTTGCAGCAGACAGAGACGATCCTGGCGCTCGGTCTCGCGCGCGACCACACGATGCCGCTCTATGTGGCCGCCGGCATCTACCTGAATGGACTGGCCAAGTGGCGCGCCGGCGACCGCATGGCCGGACTGGCAGAGATGCGTCGCGGCTGGACCTTGCTGCACGAGAATGACTGCTACCTCTGTGAGCCGTTTTGGGGGATGCATGTCGCCCTGGCGGATGCAGAGGTGGGCCAAGTCGACACCGGACTGGAAATCGTGAGCGAATTGATTGCGTGGACGGGACAATCCGGTCAGCGTTGGCTTGATGCCGAACTGCACCGCGTCCACGGCGAGCTCTTATTGCGCCATGACCCTCCAGACGATTCCGGTGCCGAGAATGCTCTCACGCGCGCGCTGGAGATCGCGCGACGCCAGCAGACGAAGACGTTCGAGCTGCGTAGCGCCCTTGGACTTGCGCGCTTGCACAAAACGAATGGTCGAGCGGGCGCGGCATCCGAAGTGCTCGTTCCCGTGCTCGCCGACTTCGATGCGGAACGGGATCTTCCTGAAGTCGCGGAAGCGAAAGTCCTGCTCAGGCAGGAGCATGGGGCGCTTGCCGTTTCCCCCAGCTGGCCGTCTGGGGGCGGCGAATGACGGTCACGAATTGACGTGCACGAAATCCCGCAAGAGCGGATAGATCTCGTTGTTCCAGCGCTTGCCCGAGAACACGCCGTAATGGCCTACGCCGGCCTGCATGTGGTGGACCCGGCGATAGGCCCGCACGCCGGTGCAGAGGTCTTGCGCGGCGAGGGTCTGACCGATCGAGCAGATGTCGTCCTTCTCGCCCTCGACCGTCATCAGCCCCATGCGGCTGACGGCCTTGGTATTCACCGGGCGGCCGCGATGCATCAGCTTGCCCTGCGGCAGCAGGTGCTCCTGGAACACGTCGCGCACGGTCTCGATGTAGAACTCCGCCGGCAGGTCCATCACCGCAAAATATTCGTCGTAGAAGGTCTTGATGCTCGCGGCCTTGTCCTTCTCGCCCTTGGCGATGTGATTGGCGAGGTCGAGATGCTGCTTGATGTGGCGCTCGAGATTCATCGAAACGAAGGCGGTGAGCTGCACGAAGCCCGGATAGACTTTGCGCAAGGCGCCGCGACACTGCACCGGCACGTAGTTAATCAGGTTACGCTCGAACCATTCGATCGGCTTGCTCTTGGCGAATTCGTTGACCCTGGTCGGCTGGATCCGCGTGTCGATCGGCCCGGCCATCAGCGTCAGCGTCGCCGGCCGCGAAGGATGGTTGTCCTCGCACATGATTGCAGCGGCGGCGAGCGCGGACACCGACGGCTGGCAGATCGCGACCACGTGCGGGCGCGGGCCGAGCTGTCCTAGGAAGTCGATGAGATGCTCGGTGTAGTCGTCGAGACCGAAGCGGCCCTTGCTGCGGGGGATGTCGCGCGGATTGTGCCAGTCGGTGATGTAGACGTCGTGGTCCTGGAGCAGCGTCTTCACGGTGCCGCGCAAGAGCGTGGCGAAGTGGCCGGACATCGGCGCTACCAGCAGCAAGCGCGGCTGCTCTGCCACGCCATCCTTCTTGAAGTGCAGCAGCGAGCCGAACGGCGTCGCGTAGGCGATCTCCTCGGTGACGGCGATTTCGCGGTTGCCCACCATGACGCTGTCGATGCCATAGGCCGGACGATGATAGGTGAGGGTGGAGCGCGAGATCAGCTCCAGCGCCGCCGAGAGCCGGTTGACGACCTGGCCCGACATGCCCTGGGGCACCAGATTGAGGTATCCGAGGGCAGACGAAGCCCCCGCCCGCCATGGCTCCGTCAGATCCATGTGGTTCTGAAAGGCCTGATAGTACATCGACATCATTACTGAAACGCCCACCCTGACCCCAGGCCGTCATGCAATATCGACGCCAGATTCGAGTCAATTCGCCCTGAGAACTGGCATGTCGCTTGCTGTGGAATACGGGGAGGCACGAACTTTGGGTACCGTGCATACCGGCACGGTGGCGTCAGAAATTCAGGCGCGAGGGAAGGGGCGATATGGCGAAGGCGACACTGACCATCAGCAGCAAGAACTACTCATCCTGGTCGCTGCGTGGATGGCTGCTGACGAAGTTTTCCGGCCTCGATTTCGAGGAGATTGTCACCGCGCCCGACGACGCGTCCGCGCGCGCCGAAATCCTGCTGTTGTCGTCGTCGATCCTGGTGCCGTGCCTGCGGCACGAGGGCGCCGTGATCTGGGACACGCTGGCGATCGCCGAATATCTCAATGAGGCGATGCCGGATGCCGGGCTGTTGCCGGCCGACCGCATCCAGCGCGCGCATTGCCGCTCGATCTCAGGCGAAATCCATTCCGGCTTCACCACGCTGCGCGCCTCGCTGCCGGTCAACCTCAAGGGTCATTTCCCCGGCTTCAAGGTCTGGTCGCGCGCGCAGGCCGACATCGACCGGGTCTGGTTGATCTGGCGCGATTGCCTGGAGAGATCGGGCGGCCCCTTCCTGTTCGGCGACAAGCGCACCATGGCGGATGCGATGTACGCCCCGGTGGTGACGCGCTTCGTCACCTATGACGTCAAGCTTGCGCCGCCGCTGAAGGCCTATGCCGATACCATCATGGCGATGCCCGAGATGCAGGAATGGATTGCGGCGGCGCGGGAAGAGCCGGCCGAGATCGAGGAGCTCGAGGTCGAATATTAGGCAGGCCTCGCGCCGTATTGCCGTTCCGGCGGCTGGAGCCGCCGTTCGGCCGGCACGTCGCGCGCCTTCGGCCATGTCATTGATGCCGTTAACTTTTGTTGCCAAGGTGCGGGCTCAAATCGAATCCTGCGCTGCGCAGATATTGTGCACGTGGGCGGGTGGCTGGCCAGATTTAGGCGTGAACAGATGCGTACGAGGCCTTACGGCCGATTCGGACGCGGTTCGTTCGGGCCGCGTTCCGAAGGTTAAGGCAAAGCGCGGCCCCGTCGCATTTTGAAACAGGAACGATGCGTCAGGCCACGCCCGAATGCTTCACGCGCGGCAGGCGCCAGCCGATGACGGTCGCTTCGACGGCGATCCCGGCCTCGTGGTTCCGCCAACGTCCCTCGACATAACGGCATGCGAACGGCAGCTGATATGTTCCGCTGTGATCCTCGCACAGCACTTCGACCGCAAGGCCCGGTGGTGGTTCTCCGGCGCCGTCGAATTCCGCCAGACGTCTATCGCGCGTTGCCATTCCAAAAATCTCCCCTAAACAAAGCCGCGGAAAGCGTGCCCACTTCTTTCCGCGTGCCGATCATCGTTCCCCGTCCGAGGGAACAGGCGCAAGCTCAACGCGAGAATGCGGTACGAGTGTGGTAGCCTCTCGCGACCGCGCTCAAACAGCGCACATTGCCGTGATCCATTTGACGAGGAACCTGCATGCTGTATCGAAGCGCCGGCGTTTGTTTCACGATGTTGCTGCTCGCAGCGCTGGCGCCGCTGCCGCTCCGCGCGCAGGACGTGCCCGGCATCGAGATCTGCACCGTCGAGAAGACTATGGAGCGGCGCACGAGCTGCCTCCAGAGCAATGTCGATTTCCTCCAGAAGACCATCACCAAGCTCACGCTCGATCATCAGCAGAAGCTGGATGCGGCCAATCGCCAGATCGACGCGTTGAAGACGAGCCTCGCCGGCTTGCAGAAGACGCTCGCCG
This genomic stretch from Bradyrhizobium sp. CCGB12 harbors:
- a CDS encoding adenylate/guanylate cyclase domain-containing protein, with the protein product MQIAEWLEKLGLGQYAERFAQNGIDMGVLPELMDEDFDKLGVLLGHRRKMQRAIADLDPAALIASPALPHDAERRHLTVMFCDLVGSTALSARLDPEDMWEVIRAYRAACASVIAAYDGRIARFVGDGILVYFGYPRAHEDDAERAVRAGLDIVAAIGQLKTGADERVELRIAIATGLVVVGDLISGDASEEHATVGDTPNLAARLQSLAEPGVVVVASSTRRLLGDLFTLRNLGRREVKGIAEPIAVWAVEGATASESRFEAVRAARSIGFVGRKEEIEFALSRQRLAWQGQGQMVLISGEAGIGKSRIVATLSESPALGAHRRVRYQCSPYHTNSALHPFVAQLERAAGIRPHDTPRQKLDKLEAMLALGTHQVARATPLIAALLSIPTGDHCPPLGLSPAQLRRQTFASLLDQLEGLAREQPLLIICEDMHWADATTLELFDLAVDRIRGLPILVLMTSRPEFEPSWSGLANVSLLRLDRLDPQDTRALVEQVTVGRQLPREMMKQIIDKTDGVPLFVEELTKMVLESGLLVEDAGRYRLDSPLPPLAIPATLQDSLMARLDRLAPVKEVAQIGAAIGRDFSYALLRYVAGRDDLTLSAALAQLEEAELLVRRGAPPEANYSFRHALVQEAAYEGLLRSKRQVLHKRIGDVLREKFPVVAETEPEVLAHHFTEAGLSEVALEWWRKAGQQALKRSAYSEAIAHLGKAVATVDQLPDDPRRMMSRLHLQIAYGRALRGSLGHSAPETVAAWTRARQFAVDINDPVELAPVHSGLFNACLTHGEVAPMRELADAIMSAADRRPDSPVAAIVAHWTGGVTCWFGGDYVKAREHLERALDIHGAEPDPAMFKTSALDLPFVIMRFLALVLWPLGRIGRARQLAAEAVSAPGEKRALSQANALVHRAVFDGLCGGMLQQTETILALGLARDHTMPLYVAAGIYLNGLAKWRAGDRMAGLAEMRRGWTLLHENDCYLCEPFWGMHVALADAEVGQVDTGLEIVSELIAWTGQSGQRWLDAELHRVHGELLLRHDPPDDSGAENALTRALEIARRQQTKTFELRSALGLARLHKTNGRAGAASEVLVPVLADFDAERDLPEVAEAKVLLRQEHGALAVSPSWPSGGGE
- a CDS encoding polyhydroxyalkanoate depolymerase; the protein is MMSMYYQAFQNHMDLTEPWRAGASSALGYLNLVPQGMSGQVVNRLSAALELISRSTLTYHRPAYGIDSVMVGNREIAVTEEIAYATPFGSLLHFKKDGVAEQPRLLLVAPMSGHFATLLRGTVKTLLQDHDVYITDWHNPRDIPRSKGRFGLDDYTEHLIDFLGQLGPRPHVVAICQPSVSALAAAAIMCEDNHPSRPATLTLMAGPIDTRIQPTRVNEFAKSKPIEWFERNLINYVPVQCRGALRKVYPGFVQLTAFVSMNLERHIKQHLDLANHIAKGEKDKAASIKTFYDEYFAVMDLPAEFYIETVRDVFQEHLLPQGKLMHRGRPVNTKAVSRMGLMTVEGEKDDICSIGQTLAAQDLCTGVRAYRRVHHMQAGVGHYGVFSGKRWNNEIYPLLRDFVHVNS
- a CDS encoding glutathione S-transferase family protein, which codes for MAKATLTISSKNYSSWSLRGWLLTKFSGLDFEEIVTAPDDASARAEILLLSSSILVPCLRHEGAVIWDTLAIAEYLNEAMPDAGLLPADRIQRAHCRSISGEIHSGFTTLRASLPVNLKGHFPGFKVWSRAQADIDRVWLIWRDCLERSGGPFLFGDKRTMADAMYAPVVTRFVTYDVKLAPPLKAYADTIMAMPEMQEWIAAAREEPAEIEELEVEY